In Xiphias gladius isolate SHS-SW01 ecotype Sanya breed wild chromosome 6, ASM1685928v1, whole genome shotgun sequence, a single genomic region encodes these proteins:
- the LOC120790915 gene encoding histamine H3 receptor has translation MKKVYNDFGFRLTMGAHILQSNSSGDLTPAVSEAGTALPGYLAVFLCVLMVTLVVVVVAGNALVIMAFIVDKTLRNQSNYFFLNLAISDFLVGAFCIPVYIPYNLTGRWMLGKGLCKVWLVMDYLLCTASVFNIVLISYDRFLSVTRAVKYRAQRNMTRQAVFKMVAVWVLAFLLYSPAIIFWEAIVGQSIVPSHECYAEFYFTWYFLLSASTFEFFTPFVSVAFFNLSIYLNIHRRNKNRGACAEDDAKTQRDSKKHRDGGAWSVFFVKTRKVSSSEPTAISAVIEDDDVLSPYSSGDPNTSQIFMQREKLSPNRKHSRPFKHTASCMVPARRTQGSRLSRDKKIAKSLAIIVCTFGICWAPYTLLMIIRAACSRECVANHWYEITFWLLWLNSAINPFLYPLCHSSFRRAFSKILCPKRQAVQPQIEAQSC, from the exons atgaaaaaggtcTACAATGATTTTGGCTTTAGATTAACTATGGGCGCACATATTCTGCAGTCCAACTCCAGCGGCGACTTGACTCCCGCGGTGTCCGAGGCTGGGACCGCCCTCCCGGGCTACCTGGCAGTGTTCTTGTGTGTCCTCATGGTGACTCTGGTTGTCGTTGTGGTGGCTGGGAACGCGCTGGTCATCATGGCTTTTATTGTGGATAAAACCCTGAGGAATCAAAGCAACTACTTCTTTCTGAACCTGGCTATATCTGATTTTCTCGTGG GAGCCTTCTGCATCCCGGTTTATATCCCGTACAACCTGACGGGCCGGTGGATGCTGGGTAAGGGTCTCTGCAAGGTGTGGCTGGTCATGGACTACCTGCTCTGCACTGCCTCGGTCTTCAACATTGTCCTCATTAGTTATGACCGCTTCCTGTCAGTCACAAGGGCT GTTAAATACAGAGCGCAAAGAAACATGACTCGCCAGGCTGTGTTCAAGATGGTGGCGGTGTGGGTGTTGGCCTTCCTCCTCTACAGCCCTGCCATCATCTTCTGGGAGGCAATCGTCGGCCAGAGCATCGTGCCGTCCCACGAGTGCTACGCTGAGTTTTATTTCACCTGGTATTTTCTGCTCAGCGCTTCTACCTTTGAGTTCTTTACGCCGTTCGTGTCGGTGGCCTTCTTCAACCTCAGCATTTACCTGAACATCCATCGCAGGAACAAGAACAGGGGCGCCTGTGCTGAGGACGACGCCAAGACTCAGAGGGACAGTAAGAAGCACAGAGACGGAGGAGCttggtctgtgttttttgtcaaaacTCGGAAGGTGTCGTCCAGCGAGCCCACGGCTATCTCTGCAGTTATCGAGGACGACGACGTCCTGTCCCCCTATTCCAGCGGGGACCCAAATACAAGTCAAATATTCATGCAGAGGGAAAAGCTGTCACCTAACAGAAAACACTCCAGGCCTTTTAAGCACACGGCCTCCTGCATGGTGCCTGCCCGTAGGACACAGGGATCTCGCCTTTCCCGAGACAAAAAGATTGCCAAATCTTTGGCCATTATTGTCTGCACTTTTGGGATTTGCTGGGCTCCTTACACACTGCTAATGATTATCCGTGCCGCTTGTAGCCGTGAGTGTGTGGCTAACCACTGGTACGAGATAACATTCTGGCTTCTGTGGCTGAACTCTGCCATCAACCCGTTTTTGTACCCTCTATGCCACAGCAGCTTTCGAAGGGCTTTCTCAAAGATACTTTGTCCTAAAAGACAAGCGGTGCAGCCTCAGATTGAGGCCCAGTCTTGTTAG